The Coprococcus phoceensis genomic sequence AGTGGGGGAAGTCTTTGAATAACCGGCTTATGGGGATCATTTTGCTGTGCGGGATCGTGCCGGTTATTTTTATTGTCCTGTTTGTGGCAAGTTCTTACAGGCGGGGAATTATGGAAAAAACGGAGTCTATGGTGGAGAATGAGATGGAGTATGTCTCATCGCTGATTTCCGGAAGATTGAATCATGCGATTGAAATCTGCAAAGCAGCATACGATGAAGAATATGAAAATGCATGGAGGGAATATCAAATTGGGAAGCAGTCAGAGGAGCTGTTTCGTGAGAGGGTGAAAAAACGGCTGGAACGTATGTTTTATCTAGAACAAAGCTATGACACATTTTTGTTTTACGAGAAGGGAAAAGAATTTCCTTTTTGCTATAGTGTAAGAGAGGAAGGTACAGTTCCTGACCGCATGAAGAATATACATGAGCCAATTCGAGAAATTAGAAAGCAGGAGAGGTTGGATGTGCAGATGCTCGTGATAAACGGGCGTATTTTTATCGTGCAGAATCTGTATGCGGATTCTGCGCAGGGGATATTTGGAACATTGGCAATTGAACTGAATGTATCCAGACTGTTTCATGATATTCAGCCCAAAATAGCAGAGGAGACGGCGATTTATCTGAACCAAGTAGAGAATCGTGTGATGATACAGGGCGAAATTAAAGAGGAATGGCAGAAGAAAATGGAGAAGGAGCTTTTACAGCAGTTTGGACGAAGGGAATCGTATAAGCAGATTAGTATACATAATCTGGAGTACAGCGGATATATGCGAAGCAATCGTCAGGAGTATTATAATTTAGAAATCATCTATCTGTCTTCAAATAGACAGTTGTATATTGAAGTGTACGAGTTTTACAAAGTGATTCTCTTTATTATCCTGCTTATGATCCCTCTGTTTGTATATGTGTTTTACTTTTTGAAGATTCATATTTCCAAGCCAATCACAAAGATGATCGATGCGTCAAAAGCGATTGAACGAGGGGCAATCGGGACAATTGTGCAGGATGAAAAGATGCCGAATATAGAATTTGAGTATTTGCGGGAAGCATTTAATAAGATGTCAAAACAGGTAAAGTATTTGTTTGATTATGCTTATGATGAAAAAATGGCAAGGAAAGATGCAAAAATCATGGCGCTTCAGGCGCAGATCAATCCCCATTTTTTAAATAATACGCTGGAAATGATGAACTGGCAGGCAAGAATGTCAGGCAATCTGGAGGTGTCGAGTATGATTGAATCTTTAGGAGTTGTACTTGATTATAATATGAATCGGGAATCAAAGCGTCTTACAACTCTTTCTCAGGAACTCCGGTGTGCGGATGCGTATTTTCATATTATATCAAAGCGTTTTGGAAAGAGACTTACCGTGGAGAAGGAGATTGATCAGAAACTGCTTTCAATCAAAGTTCCTCAGCTTGTGCTCCAGCCGATGATAGAAAATGCGGTCGTTCACGGTATTGAACGAATTAAGCAGGGGATAATTAAGATAAAAATACACAGCGACGTGGAAAACGTTTATCTTCAGGTGATGAATAGTGGAAAACCGCTCACAAAAGAGGCGAAAGAACGAATTGAAACATTGCTGAATCAAAGACCGGAGGAGATTGCCAAGGAGATGGGGCATCATGTCTCGCTTGCGATTCGGAATATTAACGAGCGGGTGAAATTGATCTATGGAGAAGAGTATGGACTTTGTATTGAACAAGAGGGGGAATATATTGTGTCAACGATTGTGATTCCGGTACGTGAAAAGAAAGTGGAGATGGAGCGTGACAGCCGGGAGAATGTAAGAAAACGTCTGGAAGAGACGGGGCGTTTTTAAACGGGATTCCCTGAAAGGGGCAGAAAAGGTTTTGACAAGTTTTTTGGGACGTGTATAATAAGAGATGGTTTGTTGATGTAAGGCAGAGGGTGTGAGAAGTGAACAAAGTAGTAATTGTTGATGACGAATTGATTATCGTAGAAGGATTGACAAAGACACTCCCGTGGGAGCAGTGGAACTGCAAAATCGTTGCAACGGCAAGCGATGGGGAAGAAGGACGCAAGATTATCGAACAGTATCATCCGGACCTTGTTTTTTCTGATATTGCCATGCCAGGAGTTGACGGGTTGAAGATGATAGCGGGATTAAAATCAGAGTTTCCGGATATGGAGATCAGTATTTTGACAGGATATCGCGATTTTGAGTATGCGCAGGAAGCAGTTCGGCTAGGCGTGCGAAGATTTCTTTTGAAACCCTCCAGCATGAAAGAGATTGAAGAAGCGGTGGAGGCTATGGTTCAAGGACTCGGAAAGAAAGCAGCAATTTCTAAGGCGGAGGGCCCAAAAGAAAAATGTGATATGGCAAATAGTTTTATTGTGAAAAATGCAATGAGATATATAGAAAATCACTACACAGAGAGATTGACGCTTTTGGAAGTAGCAGAGCAGACTTATGTCAGTCAGTGGCATCTGAGTAAATTGTTGAATAAGCATACCGGTCACAGTTTTTCTGAGCTTTTGAACAGAACGAGGATTGCAAAAGCGCAGGAGCTGCTGAAAGAACAGTCTCTTCGGATTGGTGATATTGCAGAGCAGGTAGGATTTTTGGACATGGCACATTTTTCCAGAGTGTTTAAGAAAATTGTCGGAATGTCGGCGAATGAATATAGAAATATGATGAGTTAAGTGAAACAGAGTAAGAAATAATTCAGTTTTTTGGGATTATTTCTTATTTTTTTGATTTGGATACTTGACTTTTGGAAAGAATCATACTACACTGTCTAAGTGTGCATCGAAACGCATTGTTTTTTGTGCACGTATAACTTAGAATAAGTTAAAACAGCAACCAACAGTATTCATAGGAGGTGAAAGGAATGCCAACATTTAACCAGTTAGTAAGAAAGGGACGTCAGACTTCTGTAAAGAAATCAACAGCACCAGCTCTTCAGAAAGGGTACAACTCTTTAAGAAAGAAAGCTACTGATGCTTCAGCACCACAAAAAAGAGGTGTTTGTACAGCAGTTAAGACAGCTACACCTAAAAAACCTAACTCAGCTCTTAGAAAGATTGCCAGAGTTCGTCTTTCTAACGGTATCGAAGTAACAAGCTATATCCCAGGAGAGGGACATAATCTTCAGGAACATAGTGTTGTTCTTATCCGTGGAGGTCGTGTTAAAGACTTACCAGGTACAAGATACCATATCGTTCGTGGAACACTTGATACAGCAGGTGTTGCAAAAAGACGTCAGGCTCGTTCTAAATACGGAGCTAAGAGACCAAAAGACGCTAAGAAATAGAATATTAGCAAGTGCATAGCGCGAGTGTAGTGCGAACTACATTTTATGTAACAATCGTATCACAAACAGAACTATGATTCCTGTAGGTTGCGGGTTATATCGATAGATAGTAAGTCCCGCGCGAACACATTCATATTTCAGAAAATGTGAGTACCGATGAATTAATTTTATTAGAAATGAAAATTTCGAAACCATAATTAAGGAGGGAAGAACCGTGCCACGTAAAGGACATACTCAAAAAAGAGACGTATTAGCGGATCCATTATACAACAACAAAGTGGTTACAAAACTTATCAATAACATTATGTTAGATGGTAAAAAAGGTGTAGCACAGAAGATTGTATACGGAGCATTTGAAAGAGTTGCTGAGAAAGCTGACAAACCAGCTATCGAAGTATTTGAAGAAGCAATGAACAACATTATGCCGGTACTTGAAGTAAAAGCAAGACGTATCGGTGGTGCAACATACCAGGTGCCGATCGAAGTAAGAGCTGACAGAAGACAGGCTTTAGCACTTCGTTGGATTACATTGTATTCTCGTAAAAGAGGAGAAAAAACAATGGAAGAAAGACTGGCAAAC encodes the following:
- a CDS encoding sensor histidine kinase, which produces MKKIKEWGKSLNNRLMGIILLCGIVPVIFIVLFVASSYRRGIMEKTESMVENEMEYVSSLISGRLNHAIEICKAAYDEEYENAWREYQIGKQSEELFRERVKKRLERMFYLEQSYDTFLFYEKGKEFPFCYSVREEGTVPDRMKNIHEPIREIRKQERLDVQMLVINGRIFIVQNLYADSAQGIFGTLAIELNVSRLFHDIQPKIAEETAIYLNQVENRVMIQGEIKEEWQKKMEKELLQQFGRRESYKQISIHNLEYSGYMRSNRQEYYNLEIIYLSSNRQLYIEVYEFYKVILFIILLMIPLFVYVFYFLKIHISKPITKMIDASKAIERGAIGTIVQDEKMPNIEFEYLREAFNKMSKQVKYLFDYAYDEKMARKDAKIMALQAQINPHFLNNTLEMMNWQARMSGNLEVSSMIESLGVVLDYNMNRESKRLTTLSQELRCADAYFHIISKRFGKRLTVEKEIDQKLLSIKVPQLVLQPMIENAVVHGIERIKQGIIKIKIHSDVENVYLQVMNSGKPLTKEAKERIETLLNQRPEEIAKEMGHHVSLAIRNINERVKLIYGEEYGLCIEQEGEYIVSTIVIPVREKKVEMERDSRENVRKRLEETGRF
- a CDS encoding response regulator transcription factor — encoded protein: MNKVVIVDDELIIVEGLTKTLPWEQWNCKIVATASDGEEGRKIIEQYHPDLVFSDIAMPGVDGLKMIAGLKSEFPDMEISILTGYRDFEYAQEAVRLGVRRFLLKPSSMKEIEEAVEAMVQGLGKKAAISKAEGPKEKCDMANSFIVKNAMRYIENHYTERLTLLEVAEQTYVSQWHLSKLLNKHTGHSFSELLNRTRIAKAQELLKEQSLRIGDIAEQVGFLDMAHFSRVFKKIVGMSANEYRNMMS
- the rpsL gene encoding 30S ribosomal protein S12 — protein: MPTFNQLVRKGRQTSVKKSTAPALQKGYNSLRKKATDASAPQKRGVCTAVKTATPKKPNSALRKIARVRLSNGIEVTSYIPGEGHNLQEHSVVLIRGGRVKDLPGTRYHIVRGTLDTAGVAKRRQARSKYGAKRPKDAKK
- the rpsG gene encoding 30S ribosomal protein S7, coding for MPRKGHTQKRDVLADPLYNNKVVTKLINNIMLDGKKGVAQKIVYGAFERVAEKADKPAIEVFEEAMNNIMPVLEVKARRIGGATYQVPIEVRADRRQALALRWITLYSRKRGEKTMEERLANEILDAANNTGASVKKKEDMHKMAEANKAFAHYRF